The following is a genomic window from Pecten maximus chromosome 19, xPecMax1.1, whole genome shotgun sequence.
CAAGTTCTCACAGCGTTCGGAAGGGTTGGAAGACCTTGATTTTGTGTTTCCCTCTTCTGTGGTATTTGGAACAAAAATTATACAGGAATTTCACTTAAACCCAATATCTCATAGCCGATTATTTGAACGTGGCATAGACGCTGTGAGAACATGTTGTGGAGATTTCATCAACGTAGTGAGAACCGTCTGGAGGTCTTCAACAATGTGGCGTGGTCATTTCACAGGTGTAGAGAGGTGATGCTGAGAACTTCGTTGACGTAGTAAGAACGCAGTAAGAACTCAATTATAATCACACTTCCGTCTGCGCTTCGATGCTACTGCGTCAATGAAGTCCCCATCAGGTTTTGGTTACGTTGTCACTACGTCAATGCCCTCCTTACTACGTCCTGAGCCACGCTGTGTGAGAGTATCCATGACGATATATCCACGTCTTTATCGGTTTCTTCTTCGTTCTTACTACGTTGTACAATTCTTTCTCCGTTCTCGCTTTGTCCTCCATTTCCCCCAGGACGATATACGtagtgtttgttttttttgtttaacgtcctattaacagccagggtcatttgatgacgtgccaggttttggaggtggaggaaagcaggaaaaaaaacccaccggACTACGGTCAGttcctggcaactgccccacgtgggtttcgaactcgcaacccagaggtgaagggctagtgataaagtgtcgggacaccttaaccactcagccagCGCGGCCCGCTTTATACGTAGTAGGAACATGAATGAGTGTGATGAGATTTTCTATAGATATCAGATATATtgatttttcaatttcattaaatAGTACTATTTTACGTTACATTTTTAAATTGACTAGCAACAGACGAGATAGACATACAAGTCCACTCCAATTACTTACAAGAACATTCCATTGGAAATCATTATATACTGTTCATTACTTTTAAGATAATGCCATGTAATTGTTtagacaataaaaacaaatgaaggaaaatttaatcatatttataGTTTTTCAAAGTTACGGAATATGTATGAGAATGTTGATGAATCTATAATGCTTTACCATTTCCTTATTATCAGCGTAAGAATTGAATAAATATTGGATAGATATTTAacaatgtatgtgttaaatACTGTATTTGTCACACTAGATTTGTCACGTACACAACTTTACGGCTGCTGTTTTTCTCCTCCCCCAGAAATATTGTCAAAGTCAGAACTCGGAGTTGGTTGCTGTGGAATCTCAAGCGGAAAATGACTTTTTGCTGAGGTACATACAACGCTTTAGATGTAAGTTTATATTActgtaaaatattacatattgacAGCCCTTGTATTTCTCTCGCTGTCTTCCTTGGCGATAGTTTCAATTCAACACAGAGCGTAAAGTAATGATGTGTGACTGTCATCCTCCTAAAACTTGTGTTATTATAAAGAGCAAAGAAGGGACATATTGCACGTAAAAATACTGTATGCAGAAGAACAGCAatgttgtgacgtcacacaacaaTTAAATGTGACGTCACGATACTAATTCATTCCCAGCATGCTTTGCTAATTATTTCATGACACCCGTTGGGAATTTTGGACCCAAAGTAACTATCTGCAGTATCACGTGACTTGATACCAGCCCTAGACGCGATATCATGGTAATAATTCGATCCCAGCATGCTTTCCTAgtggtataaaggacacaggATGGGAAAAATAGCTTTTAATATTACCATTAACATCATAAATTGACGTCATATAGCAATATTCCCAGTATGCTTTGTTTCACAATGACCTATATTTGTAGAATATCGCCCCTTTTAATTCTCTTTACTTTCTGCGAGCCCGCACAAAATCTGAGGTTTTGAATAaaatttgtatggtgggtgtcgtcgtgaccttgatttgtatggtgttgtcgtcgtgacctagatttgtttggcgagtgtcgtcgtgacctagaatTATATACCAGGTGTTGTCGttatctagatttgtatggcaggcgtgtcgtgacctagatttgtatgacgggtgtcatggtgacctagatttgtatggcgggtgtcgtggtgaccttGATTTGTGTGGTgttgttgtcgtgacctagatttgtatgacgggcgtgtcgtgacctagattcgTATGACGGGTGTCATAgtgacctagatgtgtatggcgggtgtcctcgtgacctagatttgtatggccgGTGCTGTggtgacctaaatttgtatgacGGAtttcgtcgatgaagcagaagtgGGAGTACCTGGACTTATTCGCCTTGTATATGAGTCTCTATGCAAATGCCAGCGTCTAAACGATTAGTTAACGTTATCCGCTCGTACTCAAAGcgtaatttacaaaaaaaatggaGATTTTCGCTATTTCGTTGCAAATAAAAATTCCGCACTAATTAGCTCTCTTACATAACTCTCCTGGAATCAGAGGATAGGATATacattaaaattagacttgtaatgtCGCTCCTCTACGACACCCTGCGATACACTGTAATACGGTATTGTAGTGTATCATAGAGGAGAGGAAATGTCAGGTCTAATCTTAATTACATTGACAGGATACACGATAAGTTATTTGCCTTATTTTAGGCTCCTTCAATAATCAATTCTGGATCGATGGGACTGATATGATCATGGAGGGTGTATGGGAATGGGCCTCGACACTCGAGTCGCTTTCCTACTTCAACTGGGCCCCCAGCGATCCGAATGGTCAATCCAACGAAGATTGCATAATGGTCTCACAAGACAATGGCATGTGGTATGATGTCCCCTGCTACATCAGGAAATTCTTTATCTGCGAACGAAAGtaaatatatcttgtttttgTCTTATACATATAGCTTACGTGATATTAATAATCTACAAATAACAATACTATGAGTACAACATCCTACCATAGAGACAGACATACACAGATACCACAAATACACAGAGAGACACCAACAaatacacagacagacacacccacaaatacacacacagacacaaccacaaatacacacacatacacaaccacaaatacacacacagacacaaccacaaatacacacacagacacacccacaaatacacacacagacacacccACAAATACACAGACTGACACAACCGCaaatacacacacagacacaaccacaaatacacagacagacacacccacaaatacagacatacacaaccacaaatacacacacagacacacccacacatacacacacagacacaaccacaaatacacacacagacacaaccacaaatacacacacagacacacccacaaatacacacacagacacaaccacaaatacacacacagacacacccACAAATGCACACACAGACACacccacacctacacacacagacacacccACAAATACACAgattgttttatcaatttttgcTATGACGGGAATAAAATTGCTTATTCTTTGTTATGAttgataataaattgttatatttccACATGACTCCGAAAGTGTAAGTTTTGCATATTGAATAGCCTCATTTCACTTTACGTTATATCCTTACACCCcacctgatattgtgaaaaaGAAACACATTGACATAAAACAGGTTCATTCATCCTCAtaatagcttttctattgtggtaaaAAAGGTCACACAAActtggttgttgtatatggtattttttcACTCTccttagttatttttcaaaaattacaaaaatcatGAGCTTTTTTCAGCCTTTGGATAATAACATACTCGAGAAAAATAAAAACCATACAACAGCCACTCACTGTGTAACCTGTAAGACTGTAGCATGATATTACTACTTCTGATAGGtttgtacaatatacattaattgTATAATCATACCTTGTCATGGTACAGAGTGTACGGAGTCTGCCCTGTCGAATCGCCTCAAGTTTGTTAAATATTATCTATGTTTTATTGTTGATATAAAAACATTgattattaatttgatattgaagttttacattttgtatttcggTACAATAAACAACGTGATTACTTTGATTTCTTCTCTTTCAGAAGTAGTCCTACTTCATGTGGGACCGAGGGTGGTTCAGTCATCGGATGAACAGCAATATGTGTGTCTGGATCTATCAAGATTTACCCTGTTGTAATAAAGTTTTGAATAAGAAAACTACGATTTGTCttgttatatctattttttaaCCTAAATTGAAACTCATTTATTTTCTACCTTAGTAGACATTCATATTTATTCTCTACCTTAGTAAACACTCATTTATTTTTACCTTAATAGAcactcatatttcatatttttaccTTAGTAAACACTAATACTTATTTTTACCTTAGTAAAcactcatatttattttttatctcaGTAGACACTCATATTCATATTTTACCTTATCAAACACTCATTTATTTTTTACCTCAATAGACACTCATATTCATATTTTACCTTAGTAGAAACtcatatttattatttctaCCTTAGTAGACActcatgtttatattttaccttaGTAAACactcatttattttttatcctCAATAGACactcatatttattttctaCCTCAGTATACACTCAAATTTATTTTCTACCTTAGTTAACactcatatttattttctaCCTCAGTAGACACTCATATTCATATTTTACCTTAGTAGAAACtcatatttattatttctaCCTTAGTAGACActcatgtttatattttaccttagtaaacattcatttattttttacctTAGTATAcactcatatttatttttttactagAGTAGACACTCATACTTATTTTTTTCCTTAGTAGACactcaaatttattttttacctTAGTATAcattcatatttattatttaccTTAGTAGACActcatatttattatttaccTTAGTAGACgctcaaattatttttttaatttagtagacactcatatttgttttaccttATTCGACAGtcatattaatttgtttacCCCAGTAGACattcatatttcttttttctaCCTTAGTAGACACTCATTTTGTTTTACtcagatttatttttttgaattgGGGTAAGAATCGGGATTATACCACCATTATACCACCATTATACCACCCATATACCACCATTATACCACCATTATACCACCATGCAAAAAGAATATTAGACATGTCGTCGCTTCTTTCAGTTCAAGCTGGTGTCTTTCGAATTCTCGAGTGGGAGTTTAAGAGAACATCCAAAAGAAAGGATGATTAACctcatttatatttttaaatctttagAAATACCGTCTAGTAATTTCgtcagaaataaaacataatccAAATAGCGGGAGTTGATCAGACACAGGTACTTTAGAAGCCTTACACCTTTAAAGAATCCTTTGCTTTGATTCTTGACAGGATTGTTAACagaaaatacagttatacatccTTAAGATGGGATTGAtaggacagacatacatacatCCTTAAGACACGATTGTTAACAGAAAAGACATTTATATATCCTTAAGACGGGAGTGTTAACAGGAAAGACATTCATACATACTTAAGATGGAAGTGTTAACAAGAAAGACATTCATACATCCTTAAGACACGATTGTTAACAGAAAAGATTCACAAAAGATTTTTCATTTTAGAAAGGAAGAGAGGGAAAGAACAGTGGGCATGTGAACTTTGAATAAAGATGTATAgcaaaaaaacatgatttacacttttacaacaaaaaacaaaaaaaaagaagaaaaacaaccGGCAACCAAACAAAACTGTTTACTTTTTGAACACACAGTTACACAACGTATGAAGGTAAATATTGTCCTTTTTGAAAACTGTAAATACTTTGGAAAATCATGTGGAGCTTTCAGTATCTTGTTCTACTATTTGTACATGAACTCAAACATAAATCTCACCCCATACTGATGCTAGTTTTTAGTTATTGTCAACCTACATGACCTAATACTACATGCAACAGGTGCTTTGTTATTTCAATTATCACGGTTAAAGTCGTGATAGATCACAGGAATCTTTTGTTAATGTGCGAGGTAAGATATGAACAATAGCGAGGCCGTGAGCCTTTAAGGTTGAATACATGTTGTATCTGAGGGCGTTAATTGTGGAATATAAAGTGTTTTGTAATTCATCTAAACTCTTCAGGATAGGTCACAGGATATTTTGGAATTTAATTGTGAGGTAAGATTTGGACATTAGCATCCTGAGGTCGTGAGTGCTTCATATTAAAATACATTGTCTTATCAAAGGCGTTAATTGTGGAATATCAAGCGTTTTGTTATTGATCCAAACGCGATCATCTTCTTGATAAGTCACATCActtttgtgttgatgtttgagGTAAGCtatgaacaataacatcctgatgtttgtgttgatgtttgagGTAAGCtatgaacaataacatcctgaggtttgtgttgatgtttgaggtaagatatgaacaataacatcctgatgtttgtgttgttgtgtgaggtaagatatgaacaataacatcctgaggtttgtgttgatgtttgaggtaagatatgaacaataacatcctgaggtttgtgttgttgtgtgaggtaagatatgaacaataacattctgaggtttgtgttgttgtgtgagGTAAGACGTGAACAATAACATCATGaggtttgtgttgatgtttgaggtaagatatgaacaataacatcctgaggtttgtgttgatgtgtgaggtaagatatgaacaataacatcccgaggtttgtgttgatgtttgaggtaagatatgaacaataacatcctgaggtgtgtgttgttgtgtgaggtaagatatgaacaataacatcctgaggtttgtgttgttgtgtgaggtaagatatgaacaataacattctgaggtttgtgttgttgtgtgaggtaagatatgaacaataacaccctgaggtttgtgttgatgtttgagGTAGgatatgaacaataacatcctgaggtttgtgttgatgtttgagataagatatgaacaataacatcctgaggtttgtgttgttgtgtgaggtaagatatgaacaataacattctgaggtttgtgttgttgtgtgaggtaagatatgaacaataacaccctgaggtttgtgttgttgtgttagGTAAGACATGAACAATAACATCATGAGTCTTttaaggtaatatatatattctgttctGGAAAGAAGTATTTTCCACCTATGTGGAGTNNNNNNNNNNNNNNNNNNNNNNNNNNNNNNNNNNNNNNNNNNNNNNNNNNNNNNNNNNNNNNNNNNNNNNNNNNNNNNNNNNNNNNNNNNNNNNNNNNNNNNNNNNNNNNNNNNNNNNNNNNNNNNNNNNNNNNTAGTTGGTTGTTTTGgaggaaaaaaaaataaaatccctggtttgtttgttgttgttttttggggggggtatTTTGGTGTGACAAACCGAGTATagaatgaaaaaaacatttgtgaTGTTTTGTGGTTGTTGTTTGTGGGTGTGAGGTAAGATATGACAATAAAATCCTGAGGTTTGGGGTTGATTGTGGaggtaaatatcaacaataaatcctgagttttttttgttgtgtgaggtaagatatgaacaataacatcctgaggtttgtgttgttgtgtgagGTTAGATATGAAGAATAACGTCCTGaggtttgtgttgatgtttgaggtaagatatgaacaataacatcctgaggtttatgttgttgttttaggtaagatatgaacaataacatcctgAAGTTTGCGTTGTTGTGTGAGGTAAGgtatgaacaataacatccggaggtttgtgttgttgtgtgagGTAAGATATGAAGAATAACATCctgatgtttgtgttgttgtgtgaggtaagatatgaacaataacatcctgaggtttgtgttgatgtttgagGTAAGACGTGAACAATAACATCCtgaggtttgtgttgttgtgtgagGTAAGATATGAAGAATAACATCCtgaggtttgtgttgttgtgtgaggtaagatatgaacaataacatcctgaggtttgtgttgatgtttgagGTAAGAAGTGAACAATAACATCCtgaggtttgtgttgttgtgttaggtaagatatgaacaataacatccggaggtttgtgttgatgtgtgtgaggtaagatatgaacaataacatcctgAGGTTTGTGCTGATGTGTGAGGTAAGATATGAAGAATAACATACTGaggtttgtgttgatgtttgaggtaagatatgaacaataacatcctgaggtttgtgttgttgtgtgagGTAAGATATGAAAAGTAACATTCTGAggtttgtgttgatgtgtgtgaggtaagatatcaacaataacatccTGAAGTTTGCGTTGTTGTGTGAGgtaagatatgaacaataacatcc
Proteins encoded in this region:
- the LOC117317944 gene encoding perlucin-like protein isoform X1, yielding MATLNFVLSVTLLAAFGIQIGLADCPDEWVQFRDSCYFFVNNVTTWHESSKYCQSQNSELVAVESQAENDFLLRYIQRFRCSFNNQFWIDGTDMIMEGVWEWASTLESLSYFNWAPSDPNGQSNEDCIMVSQDNGMWYDVPCYIRKFFICERKSSPTSCGTEGGSVIG